In Candidatus Poribacteria bacterium, a single genomic region encodes these proteins:
- a CDS encoding leucine-rich repeat domain-containing protein, with translation MKKFLFTISVCCILFPTLLHKTNAGPNDAVSIPDTELRAIIEGLLGKDSGDTITEGEMSGIGDMNNEIIARTPAGTSGFGNTKITDLTGLEYATNLKIITLFYEHITDLSPLADLTNLEELRLPGDTFLIKHGDIDDQGPSITDISALTKLTKLKQLDLSEQSITDLEPLRELTALTNLDLGASTETGNRSLSNLEPLKGLTALTILNLSYNQITDVSHLSGLTALTRLWLPVNLGLQDISPLRTLTNLQLLHLNGTNITHETLSETLPALSNLNDLNLLGTPISDLSVLDRLPTDATLTKLDLRFLTHSGRTGAQRGRLLTDITPLIGLQQAGKVTSIIDLNWNWNLDYDSLYTEIPALIAAGINTRYSSFTFAFEGESAKNHVGRPGTRHTFVARASTTFQYGENPNFKGVPVTWTVTAPDGTKTASEAVTGNDGLTRVSIILGNAGQTHTVDAVVPAKTTSVTDLQHDELSVRFTATADNKAPIAPDPTLSGLTVTFEDYPEDQPIDEFGITIKFSEPITEFQMEDIIIETKLATGTGAAALKELAPAIQPTQIYPARIGLPADATGTVRLIVRAGAALTPLGQIGPVTNTASEFIAFGHAYDEDIRYRPPPALVVIKIDFAKGMFWIQNTTQYRFSVEMRIYSEDHRDKWFKVSERALIPIEDAETLAFSLTPPETDDASIKHLNSELLLSQNQNQPLKLSSQKFCIKLIRAITVDTASNMNEDFRVKDTRWAPPGDVIFRQYDKAWDVKLKGLRRDHLAYYRFPLDGKLADSWNVEESVPAAPSKSSRQLRVVLSQFRSEHTESGVIVEWTTASELENAGFYVLRSRERSSDFVRVSPSLIVGAGTTTEQNTYTYQDTTAEANVPYYYRLEEVSLSGDRRALATVRLRGHVSAANKVLWKWADVKSQD, from the coding sequence ATGAAAAAATTTCTCTTCACCATTTCCGTATGTTGTATTTTATTTCCCACACTCCTCCATAAGACGAACGCAGGACCAAATGATGCCGTGAGTATCCCGGATACTGAGCTCCGTGCTATCATCGAAGGACTACTCGGCAAGGATTCAGGAGATACAATCACCGAGGGTGAGATGAGTGGCATAGGCGACATGAATAACGAAATAATTGCGCGGACACCGGCGGGGACAAGCGGCTTCGGTAACACCAAAATTACCGATCTCACCGGCCTCGAATATGCAACCAATTTAAAGATTATAACTCTCTTTTATGAACATATCACTGACCTATCCCCTCTGGCGGACCTTACAAATTTGGAAGAACTACGACTCCCAGGCGATACTTTCCTGATTAAGCATGGTGATATTGATGACCAGGGACCCAGCATCACGGATATATCAGCCCTGACGAAACTAACAAAGTTGAAACAACTGGATCTTTCCGAACAATCCATTACAGATCTTGAACCACTGCGGGAGTTAACGGCGTTGACAAATTTAGATCTTGGAGCCAGCACGGAGACTGGAAATCGTTCACTGTCAAATCTCGAACCATTGAAGGGTTTAACAGCATTGACAATCCTAAATCTAAGTTACAATCAGATTACGGATGTATCCCATCTCAGTGGGCTCACTGCCTTAACGCGTTTGTGGCTTCCAGTAAACCTCGGGCTTCAAGACATCTCACCCCTGAGGACTTTAACAAACCTTCAACTATTACATCTGAATGGTACCAACATTACTCACGAGACACTATCAGAGACGTTACCTGCTTTATCAAATCTGAACGACTTAAATCTTTTAGGGACTCCAATCTCAGATCTATCGGTGTTAGATCGTTTACCGACAGATGCCACGTTGACGAAACTGGATCTGCGTTTCCTGACACACTCCGGCAGAACTGGAGCTCAGAGAGGCCGGTTGTTGACAGATATTACACCTTTGATAGGGCTCCAGCAGGCAGGAAAAGTCACATCCATAATTGATCTGAACTGGAACTGGAACCTCGACTACGACTCTCTCTACACAGAGATTCCAGCTCTCATAGCGGCTGGTATTAATACTCGGTATTCATCCTTCACGTTTGCGTTTGAGGGTGAATCTGCGAAAAATCACGTAGGGAGACCTGGGACAAGACATACATTTGTGGCGAGAGCCTCTACGACTTTCCAGTACGGGGAGAACCCAAATTTCAAGGGAGTGCCTGTCACCTGGACGGTTACAGCACCTGATGGCACCAAAACTGCGTCGGAGGCAGTTACAGGAAACGATGGATTGACAAGAGTTTCCATTATCCTCGGAAATGCTGGGCAAACCCACACGGTGGATGCAGTCGTCCCAGCAAAGACGACATCAGTGACTGATCTGCAGCATGACGAACTCAGCGTGCGTTTCACCGCAACCGCAGACAACAAAGCTCCGATTGCTCCCGACCCAACGCTTTCCGGACTTACTGTGACCTTTGAAGACTATCCAGAAGATCAACCCATCGATGAATTTGGAATCACTATAAAATTCTCTGAACCGATCACCGAGTTTCAGATGGAGGATATTATCATTGAGACCAAACTCGCTACTGGCACAGGTGCCGCAGCCTTGAAAGAACTCGCACCCGCAATACAACCGACACAGATATACCCCGCAAGGATTGGACTGCCCGCCGATGCCACTGGAACCGTGCGACTCATCGTACGCGCAGGGGCGGCACTCACCCCATTGGGGCAGATAGGGCCCGTTACAAATACCGCCTCTGAATTCATTGCGTTTGGGCACGCCTACGATGAAGATATCCGCTACCGTCCACCCCCAGCACTCGTCGTCATCAAGATAGACTTCGCCAAAGGCATGTTCTGGATTCAGAATACAACACAGTATCGCTTCAGTGTAGAAATGCGCATTTATTCCGAAGATCATCGAGATAAATGGTTTAAAGTATCAGAGAGGGCTCTCATCCCTATAGAGGACGCAGAGACTTTGGCTTTTTCCCTCACACCCCCTGAGACAGACGACGCTTCTATAAAACATTTGAATAGTGAACTTCTCTTGAGCCAGAACCAGAATCAGCCGCTGAAACTATCATCTCAGAAATTTTGTATTAAGCTCATTAGAGCCATTACTGTTGACACTGCCAGTAATATGAACGAAGATTTCCGAGTCAAAGATACACGCTGGGCACCACCCGGAGATGTGATATTCCGTCAATACGATAAGGCGTGGGACGTAAAACTAAAGGGGCTGCGTCGCGATCACCTTGCTTATTACCGTTTTCCACTTGACGGGAAGTTAGCAGATTCTTGGAATGTGGAGGAGTCAGTTCCTGCTGCGCCCTCTAAGTCAAGTCGTCAATTGCGAGTTGTGTTATCGCAGTTCCGTTCAGAGCATACAGAATCAGGCGTTATCGTCGAATGGACGACGGCATCAGAGCTGGAGAATGCAGGTTTTTATGTGCTGCGGAGTCGGGAGAGATCATCAGATTTTGTCCGAGTGTCTCCAAGTTTGATTGTAGGTGCTGGCACGACGACTGAACAGAACACCTATACCTATCAGGATACAACGGCTGAAGCGAATGTCCCGTATTACTATCGTCTGGAAGAGGTCTCGTTATCGGGTGATCGTCGTGCGTTAGCGACAGTGCGGTTGCGGGGGCATGTTTCAGCGGCAAATAAGGTGTTGTGGAAGTGGGCGGATGTGAAATCTCAAGATTAA
- a CDS encoding M55 family metallopeptidase, with protein MRVLIMSDMEGVSGIVVWDQVSGGAAMFEEGRHLYTEEINAAVRGAKAAGATEIVVVDCHGAGQGWTFNSLIPDKIHPDCEWVAHHGWGRYEDMWKDGCDACLLIGMHARNGTPDGVLCHTISSVQYRNLWFNDDLVGETGVNAALNGCYGVPVALVTGDAAVCREAKELLGDALPTVAVKQGLSRFSARQLPPVRARQLIEDAARDALTDLTRVKPYVPDAPTTIKIELASVDKLAEFKGRAGVEITGPVTVESHAKDWLTAWNQFWPYA; from the coding sequence ATGCGAGTACTCATTATGTCGGATATGGAAGGTGTCAGCGGCATTGTCGTGTGGGATCAAGTGAGCGGTGGCGCGGCAATGTTTGAAGAAGGTCGGCACCTCTATACGGAAGAGATTAACGCCGCAGTACGTGGTGCAAAAGCCGCTGGCGCGACAGAGATTGTCGTTGTGGATTGTCATGGCGCAGGACAAGGTTGGACCTTTAATTCCCTTATCCCTGATAAAATTCATCCGGATTGTGAATGGGTAGCACATCACGGATGGGGACGCTACGAGGATATGTGGAAGGATGGGTGTGATGCGTGCTTACTCATCGGTATGCATGCCCGCAACGGCACGCCTGATGGTGTGTTATGTCATACGATTTCCAGTGTACAATACCGTAATCTCTGGTTCAACGATGACCTTGTCGGTGAAACTGGGGTGAACGCCGCACTCAATGGGTGCTACGGTGTGCCGGTCGCGCTTGTCACAGGCGACGCGGCAGTCTGCCGAGAAGCCAAAGAACTCCTCGGCGACGCGCTGCCTACAGTCGCCGTTAAACAAGGGTTAAGCCGATTTAGTGCCAGGCAACTCCCACCGGTGCGTGCCCGCCAATTGATTGAGGACGCAGCAAGAGATGCACTTACAGACCTGACACGAGTTAAACCTTACGTTCCTGATGCACCAACAACAATCAAAATCGAACTCGCAAGCGTCGATAAACTCGCGGAATTTAAAGGACGCGCAGGCGTTGAAATAACGGGTCCTGTCACCGTTGAAAGCCACGCAAAAGATTGGCTGACGGCGTGGAATCAGTTCTGGCCCTACGCTTAG
- a CDS encoding VOC family protein, translating to MAVFLHTRVRVSDLDGSIDWYCDHLGFEVLSRSDKSPAGNQIVHLELPGNAHTLELTYSPDFELQVQEDLMHFAIGVPDIVEFCDGLEKAGLEIWPDEWREQFTSGGMKMAFITDPDGYEVEILERADASGDPLDVLDES from the coding sequence ATGGCAGTTTTTTTACACACACGGGTTCGCGTCAGCGACCTTGACGGTTCTATCGATTGGTATTGCGATCACTTGGGGTTTGAAGTCCTCAGTCGGAGTGATAAATCCCCGGCTGGCAACCAGATCGTACATCTTGAACTTCCGGGCAACGCACATACATTAGAATTAACCTATTCACCCGATTTTGAACTTCAAGTCCAAGAAGATCTGATGCACTTTGCCATCGGTGTTCCAGATATTGTCGAATTTTGCGACGGGTTGGAGAAGGCAGGGTTGGAAATTTGGCCCGATGAGTGGCGCGAACAGTTCACATCCGGTGGAATGAAAATGGCATTCATTACCGACCCAGATGGTTACGAAGTCGAGATTTTAGAACGTGCAGATGCCTCTGGCGATCCGCTCGATGTGCTTGACGAATCCTAA
- a CDS encoding sulfatase-like hydrolase/transferase produces the protein MTRKTDRPNVLFIMSDQHRYDYLETVEGAPTALNTPNLRRLAEGGVSFPSCTVNAPVCAPSRIALASGLQPSRLGAVDNGSFLPATVPTYYQQLRDHGYRVGCVGKLDLAKPDGYNGRYGDRPRTYSWGFTHPEECEGKMHAGSSPTPIGPYTHYLQEKGMLTAFHEDYRKRSSGGWIKNGSHDSVLSTEDFADTYIGRRATEFIETIPDDFPWHMFVSFVGPHDPFDPPTEYGDKYRNAEMPPAIVDDMEGKPEWVKRRVVNISPEEITVTRQQYCAATELIDDQIGEMIRALEQRGMLDNTYIIYSSDHGEMLGDHGLYTKSVAYEASLQVPLIVAGPGIPRNQVSDGLVELIDLNPTICDFAGVPVLPRIDAKSIVPVLRGETETHRTETVSALRNFRCIRTTTHKLIENYNDVTELYDLENDPAELHNIAQSERKIAGTLKGRLGRRFRSELGKD, from the coding sequence ATGACCCGAAAAACTGACAGACCGAATGTTCTCTTTATCATGTCCGACCAGCACCGATACGACTATCTGGAAACTGTTGAGGGTGCGCCTACCGCACTCAATACCCCTAACTTACGGCGGTTAGCAGAAGGGGGTGTAAGTTTCCCAAGCTGTACAGTCAATGCGCCCGTCTGTGCACCATCACGAATCGCACTCGCTTCTGGACTGCAACCCTCTCGATTAGGGGCAGTGGACAATGGGAGTTTTTTGCCCGCCACCGTGCCGACCTACTATCAGCAACTCCGCGATCACGGCTATCGCGTTGGATGTGTCGGAAAACTCGATCTTGCGAAACCCGATGGCTATAACGGACGCTACGGTGACCGTCCACGCACCTACAGTTGGGGATTCACACATCCTGAAGAGTGTGAGGGCAAAATGCATGCTGGAAGTTCACCAACGCCTATCGGTCCTTATACCCACTACCTTCAGGAGAAAGGCATGCTCACGGCGTTCCACGAAGATTATCGGAAACGGAGCAGTGGCGGCTGGATTAAAAACGGTTCTCACGATTCCGTTCTCTCAACGGAGGATTTCGCTGATACTTACATCGGCAGACGTGCGACAGAATTTATTGAAACCATTCCTGACGACTTCCCATGGCACATGTTCGTGAGTTTCGTCGGACCGCATGATCCGTTCGATCCACCGACTGAATATGGCGACAAGTATCGGAATGCTGAGATGCCTCCGGCTATCGTTGACGATATGGAGGGGAAGCCTGAGTGGGTCAAACGGCGCGTTGTTAATATCAGTCCTGAAGAGATTACTGTAACACGTCAGCAATACTGCGCAGCGACAGAACTCATTGATGACCAGATCGGCGAAATGATCCGCGCGCTCGAACAGCGAGGAATGCTTGACAATACCTATATCATTTACTCAAGCGACCATGGAGAGATGCTTGGAGATCACGGACTCTACACCAAGAGCGTCGCCTATGAAGCCTCATTGCAAGTGCCACTTATCGTCGCTGGACCTGGCATCCCAAGAAATCAGGTTTCAGACGGTTTGGTTGAGTTGATTGATCTGAATCCAACGATATGCGACTTCGCTGGCGTGCCGGTGTTGCCGCGTATTGATGCCAAGTCTATTGTACCTGTCCTGCGTGGTGAAACCGAAACGCATCGCACTGAAACGGTGAGTGCGCTCCGAAACTTCCGATGCATTCGGACAACAACACATAAACTCATCGAAAACTACAACGACGTAACCGAACTCTACGATTTGGAAAACGATCCCGCGGAGCTGCACAACATCGCGCAGTCAGAACGCAAAATTGCGGGAACACTCAAAGGACGTTTAGGGAGACGATTCCGGTCGGAATTGGGTAAGGATTGA
- a CDS encoding M20/M25/M40 family metallo-hydrolase: MDTNRTYDAERAYHHITQLAFPRLVGSAGETKAQDYIVQKFKALGLNVSWEPFSFTKFPAEVLPRLLSALFVPVVLSVPWFGERFPIPVCVACLLSLSVAMSFTQWHKRLEGVYDVGKKHRTENIIATNSGKPDNNTPAFLFVAHYDSKSQVLPIAVRAAAYGIAIIGLVILTIVMVVKVGRGVWLPDAIVWSIAGITTFCLLLLQINLTQNHSPGAFDNASGVGVMLEVARAVVERGERKSVTFLAAGAEEYGMCGALRYVQAHTDEYDRENTYVINLDGLGVGNGVSVVTRYGIPPVRTTRALISLFRTSGESLGIQVSERYLPIGVGLDSIPIASRGFETVTLTAGDVGSAALRIHSKRDRSDLLNVESLQQVGELIVDVIEHA, translated from the coding sequence ATGGATACGAACCGCACTTATGATGCAGAACGTGCATATCACCACATCACACAACTCGCTTTTCCGAGACTCGTAGGCAGCGCGGGTGAGACAAAAGCACAAGACTACATCGTCCAAAAATTCAAAGCGTTGGGACTCAATGTTTCATGGGAACCCTTCTCATTCACAAAATTCCCCGCCGAAGTATTGCCTCGCCTCCTTTCTGCTCTCTTTGTGCCGGTCGTTTTATCTGTGCCATGGTTCGGCGAGCGATTTCCAATACCTGTATGTGTCGCCTGTCTATTGAGCCTTTCTGTAGCAATGTCCTTTACGCAGTGGCACAAACGGCTTGAAGGAGTGTATGATGTTGGTAAAAAACATCGCACAGAAAATATTATCGCAACAAATAGTGGGAAGCCAGACAATAACACCCCTGCTTTTTTGTTCGTCGCACATTATGACTCCAAGTCACAGGTATTGCCAATTGCTGTGCGTGCAGCAGCTTACGGTATCGCAATTATCGGTCTTGTTATATTGACAATCGTGATGGTCGTTAAAGTTGGCAGGGGTGTCTGGTTACCTGATGCCATCGTCTGGAGTATTGCTGGAATCACCACTTTTTGTCTATTGCTTTTACAAATCAATTTGACGCAAAACCACTCTCCGGGGGCGTTTGATAACGCTTCGGGTGTTGGGGTTATGCTTGAAGTAGCACGTGCGGTTGTCGAGCGTGGTGAAAGAAAATCTGTCACATTCCTCGCCGCTGGTGCCGAAGAATACGGCATGTGCGGTGCATTACGCTATGTCCAAGCACATACCGATGAGTATGACCGAGAAAATACCTACGTTATTAATTTAGACGGACTCGGCGTTGGGAATGGCGTTAGCGTTGTTACACGCTACGGAATTCCACCCGTCCGGACAACGCGTGCATTAATAAGTCTATTTCGGACATCAGGTGAGTCGCTCGGCATACAGGTTTCGGAACGTTACCTACCGATCGGTGTTGGGTTGGATAGCATTCCGATTGCGAGCCGTGGGTTTGAAACGGTTACGCTAACGGCAGGCGATGTGGGTAGTGCTGCTTTGAGGATTCACTCAAAACGGGATAGAAGCGATTTACTCAATGTTGAAAGTCTACAACAGGTAGGTGAGTTAATTGTCGATGTCATTGAACATGCCTAA
- a CDS encoding molybdenum cofactor guanylyltransferase, whose protein sequence is MSLNMPKKTLPVTGVILAGGRSRRMGQNKALIQLGDDSLIEHVIRCMHLVVDELLLITNTPTEYAHLNVPMHGDIIPDTGALGGIYTGLTYASHDAVLCVGCDNPFLQPKLLSYLISILGEYDAVMPYTHGSRQTPFCRNQDIKVTNPTHSNDQITLQTLCAAYAKRCLPIIELMLQESELRVHALAERAHIQRVSPEVWQRFDAEGMSFFNINTPEDFEKADSYMRSQTLD, encoded by the coding sequence ATGTCATTGAACATGCCTAAGAAAACACTTCCAGTTACGGGTGTTATCCTCGCGGGGGGTCGGAGTCGGCGGATGGGGCAGAACAAGGCGTTAATTCAACTCGGTGACGATTCACTCATTGAACACGTTATCCGCTGCATGCACCTTGTTGTTGACGAACTTTTGCTTATCACCAATACACCAACTGAATATGCGCACCTCAACGTGCCGATGCACGGTGATATTATCCCGGATACTGGTGCCTTGGGGGGTATCTATACCGGCTTGACGTACGCTTCGCATGACGCGGTGCTTTGCGTTGGGTGTGATAACCCCTTTTTACAACCCAAGCTACTCTCCTATCTAATTTCTATCTTAGGTGAATACGATGCAGTGATGCCTTACACGCACGGTAGTAGGCAGACTCCGTTCTGCCGTAATCAGGACATCAAGGTTACAAACCCCACCCACAGCAACGATCAGATAACCCTCCAAACGTTGTGTGCTGCCTACGCTAAACGTTGTCTGCCTATCATTGAGTTGATGCTGCAGGAGTCCGAATTGCGTGTTCATGCACTCGCGGAACGTGCACATATCCAACGCGTTTCACCTGAAGTCTGGCAGAGGTTTGATGCAGAAGGTATGTCCTTTTTTAACATCAACACACCTGAAGATTTTGAGAAAGCGGATTCTTATATGAGGTCCCAAACTCTGGATTAA
- a CDS encoding sigma-70 family RNA polymerase sigma factor: MKNDDAKWIERILAGDEYAFTALVKKYEKQIHAFVWRRVRDYHAAEEITQDTFLRAYEKLGTLRNPNRFSGWLYMIATRCFLTWLGQKRIHMQSLEAMSEAEVEALFYAQYMAEQTEKLATEKQRQVVAYLLQKLPARERTTVVLHYLSEMTCEEIGDFLEVSPNTIKSQLHRARKRLKGEESMVRETLGNFQNSDDLMDDIMKWTQVNEPGVAGSVGTLSATSENTLYVVVEDESIYKLPMGEEAWQLVNANFLHQNTRGEIPIAERDGILYIIPSHELFASTDGGVTWEFVGPCPKGYTRELLITEDAFYLCLGHGIFRSDDAGNSWEAMNDGLDSRLADHSGVHSLRINQDTLFVMTDIGPYRLDEGRWKYLQLPVDDIVHVSSLAVYEDQIYVAASVNFLRFYGASEGVWEQLWKGEKRSWWIFRSIDGGDSWTDVTPMNAWNLTGLRPDITLIATGKTLLAVGKEDGTMVRSMDRGDTWTPLQPTGISATWGSVRKTLVLDENTFYIAGNSGVHRSTDSGKTWHRFNTRLESRVDNLVGFMTDQVQGIPTVLYAKVGREIAKSVDRIGGDVVKSTDGGVSWNAVDAEMVLSHGKYRETTLEVTQIAETDNVLYAKVKRRKSEVLIFRLSNDDSALTCAESVPPSFDSRELFHHTLRGTRGKTPVFETDPLTGRPLFENSVFGADLFFQRLGQIDARLAYEMVQAGLSGSFTVSDETFYMEYNYKLFRWKSGDSEWHDTGVEETGELSRYNIWRGFKIAASGEIVYVGKRDGHLLQSLDGGDTWNDITSSLPLSVEHFNQIVFADSTVHVATDKGVFNSKDGVTWGLLTDETEEPVIIKSLATIGDSVYGANDEGIYRLRSDTDTWEQVAPEISGVVTSLVVDEDTFYVGTEHRGVLRFERTGALSCQD; the protein is encoded by the coding sequence ATGAAAAACGACGATGCAAAATGGATTGAACGCATCTTGGCGGGCGACGAATATGCCTTCACTGCTCTTGTAAAAAAATATGAAAAGCAGATACACGCGTTCGTATGGCGGAGGGTAAGGGACTACCACGCTGCTGAAGAGATTACGCAGGATACTTTTCTCAGGGCTTATGAAAAACTTGGCACGCTGAGGAATCCAAACCGGTTTTCGGGATGGCTTTATATGATCGCTACCCGTTGTTTCCTTACATGGCTTGGCCAGAAAAGAATCCACATGCAGTCCTTAGAAGCGATGAGTGAAGCAGAAGTAGAAGCACTGTTTTACGCCCAATATATGGCGGAACAGACTGAAAAGTTGGCGACAGAAAAGCAACGCCAAGTCGTTGCGTACCTCCTTCAAAAATTACCGGCGCGTGAGCGGACAACGGTGGTGCTTCATTACCTCAGTGAAATGACGTGTGAAGAGATTGGTGATTTTCTGGAGGTATCGCCGAATACGATTAAGAGTCAACTCCATCGCGCTCGGAAGCGGCTGAAAGGGGAGGAATCTATGGTTCGCGAAACATTAGGCAACTTTCAGAACTCTGATGACCTTATGGATGACATTATGAAATGGACGCAGGTAAATGAACCCGGTGTGGCAGGGTCAGTAGGAACCCTGTCTGCAACTTCGGAAAATACCCTTTATGTTGTTGTGGAGGATGAAAGTATCTACAAATTGCCAATGGGTGAGGAGGCATGGCAGCTTGTAAATGCTAACTTTCTGCATCAGAATACTCGCGGCGAAATACCCATAGCAGAGCGGGATGGTATACTTTATATTATTCCATCTCATGAATTGTTTGCGTCAACCGATGGGGGTGTAACATGGGAATTTGTTGGTCCCTGTCCAAAAGGTTATACGCGAGAACTTTTGATAACGGAAGATGCCTTCTATCTCTGCCTTGGTCATGGGATATTTCGGTCCGATGATGCTGGCAATTCGTGGGAGGCCATGAATGATGGTTTGGACAGTCGTTTGGCAGACCATTCTGGGGTTCACTCATTACGAATAAACCAAGACACGCTGTTTGTAATGACAGATATCGGACCCTATCGCCTTGATGAGGGGCGTTGGAAATACCTACAGCTGCCAGTGGATGACATTGTACATGTCAGTTCTCTCGCGGTGTATGAGGACCAGATTTATGTTGCAGCATCAGTGAATTTTTTAAGATTCTATGGTGCATCGGAAGGGGTTTGGGAACAACTGTGGAAGGGCGAAAAACGTTCGTGGTGGATTTTCCGTTCAATTGATGGCGGAGATTCATGGACAGACGTAACACCCATGAACGCTTGGAATCTGACAGGTTTGCGTCCCGATATAACGTTGATTGCTACGGGAAAGACGCTTTTGGCGGTGGGAAAAGAGGATGGGACGATGGTGCGTTCGATGGATAGGGGAGATACGTGGACTCCCTTACAACCTACAGGTATTTCCGCTACGTGGGGTAGCGTGAGAAAGACCTTAGTGTTGGACGAAAACACGTTTTATATAGCCGGAAACAGTGGGGTACATCGTTCAACCGATAGTGGTAAAACTTGGCACCGATTTAATACGAGGTTGGAGAGCCGAGTTGATAATTTAGTCGGTTTCATGACGGATCAAGTTCAAGGGATACCCACTGTCCTTTATGCAAAGGTTGGGAGAGAAATCGCAAAATCGGTTGATAGGATCGGTGGAGATGTCGTTAAATCAACCGATGGAGGCGTATCATGGAATGCTGTTGATGCGGAGATGGTCCTATCGCACGGTAAGTATAGGGAAACGACGCTGGAGGTCACGCAGATAGCAGAGACTGATAACGTTCTCTATGCTAAAGTAAAGCGGAGGAAGTCCGAAGTTTTGATTTTTCGATTGTCCAATGATGACAGTGCCTTAACCTGTGCTGAGAGCGTACCGCCCTCTTTTGATTCACGTGAACTATTCCACCATACGTTACGTGGCACAAGAGGAAAGACTCCAGTTTTTGAAACGGATCCGTTGACTGGCAGACCGCTATTTGAAAACTCGGTTTTTGGGGCAGACCTCTTTTTCCAGCGATTGGGACAAATAGATGCTCGACTGGCGTATGAAATGGTTCAAGCAGGGTTAAGTGGAAGTTTCACTGTTAGTGATGAAACGTTTTATATGGAATACAACTACAAACTCTTCCGATGGAAATCTGGTGACTCAGAATGGCACGACACCGGTGTAGAGGAGACCGGTGAACTCTCACGGTATAATATATGGAGAGGCTTTAAAATTGCTGCGTCGGGTGAGATTGTATATGTCGGCAAACGGGATGGGCATCTCTTACAGTCGCTTGATGGCGGGGACACTTGGAACGACATTACATCAAGCCTGCCGCTGTCTGTTGAACACTTCAATCAAATTGTCTTTGCCGACTCAACAGTTCACGTTGCAACTGACAAAGGTGTCTTCAATTCAAAGGACGGTGTTACTTGGGGTCTGCTGACCGATGAGACGGAAGAGCCTGTTATCATCAAGTCGTTGGCAACAATAGGGGATTCCGTTTACGGTGCTAACGATGAAGGCATCTATCGCCTGCGAAGCGATACAGACACTTGGGAACAAGTCGCCCCGGAAATTTCAGGCGTTGTGACTTCTCTTGTTGTTGATGAAGATACCTTTTACGTTGGCACCGAACATCGCGGCGTACTTCGTTTTGAACGGACCGGTGCTTTGTCATGTCAAGATTGA